One genomic segment of Pedosphaera parvula Ellin514 includes these proteins:
- a CDS encoding phage portal protein, with amino-acid sequence MKLLKDILQTWKSIRSGTSLTEAWLKGEEMDSPTQGTTLISPLQQSTWVYSAVSALATNVSQIPFCISRTGQRDGEHVVTGPTADLFKRPHENLDRYQFWELLVSWLQLRGEVFVVALNREGQVIPVREARGRNTIAQLLILSPLRFWHIIEGGELVGWRYTGFGYTDPPMESQVFLPEEIMQLRLPNPYDFWRGLSPLATALLAAQTDYASAQYMKGLMLNNADTGLIVTTDQQISPEQRETVVAALNQRKRKAGTADRPLFLWDGAKVERPMATSADMQFLENRKLNRLEIGAVFRVPPTVMGFSEDANRAVAQQERFNFIEQTILPLCARLEAFVEPILKSFGNDLCGWFDADCLPIMQEARRERGDAAAKFFAMGVPLNDINRAFDLGLPQYPWGATGYLSSTLQPIAAANQPASKSKKPAESDVFSRLLSNLEHDSGDQASIRPTGLRELKSKLSRFFFEQRGRVLGLLQTTVPTAGLQVQGLDDEHHQAVWKVLARTLAEEIFDVETETKELMNRLRSVMTAHAGTQVGEQILLERTEALTEVNYLTFERIKESLELGLRRGENHAQLTERLKPIFQDAADCRAGAIALSEIKAWSQAGQAPTELRSHEQPHILDNDFQIKEGANEN; translated from the coding sequence ATGAAATTACTCAAAGACATATTGCAGACCTGGAAATCCATCCGTAGCGGCACCTCACTCACTGAAGCCTGGTTGAAAGGGGAGGAGATGGACTCTCCAACACAAGGCACAACGCTGATATCACCGTTGCAACAAAGCACCTGGGTTTACTCCGCCGTCTCTGCACTAGCCACGAACGTGTCGCAAATCCCATTCTGCATCAGTCGCACTGGCCAACGTGATGGCGAACACGTAGTCACCGGACCCACCGCCGATTTATTTAAACGCCCGCACGAAAACCTCGACCGCTATCAATTCTGGGAACTCCTCGTCTCGTGGCTGCAATTGCGCGGCGAAGTTTTTGTCGTCGCACTCAATCGCGAAGGCCAGGTGATTCCAGTGCGGGAAGCGCGCGGCCGCAACACCATCGCCCAACTTCTCATTCTCTCACCACTGCGCTTCTGGCACATCATCGAAGGTGGAGAACTGGTTGGCTGGCGCTACACCGGCTTTGGCTACACCGACCCACCCATGGAATCGCAGGTTTTCCTGCCCGAGGAAATCATGCAGTTGCGCCTGCCCAATCCCTATGATTTCTGGCGCGGCTTGTCCCCACTCGCCACCGCGTTGCTCGCCGCCCAGACCGACTACGCCTCCGCCCAATATATGAAAGGCCTGATGCTCAACAACGCCGACACAGGCCTCATTGTCACCACCGATCAGCAAATATCACCGGAGCAGCGCGAAACCGTGGTGGCCGCCCTGAATCAACGCAAACGCAAAGCCGGCACCGCTGATCGCCCGCTCTTTCTTTGGGATGGTGCAAAGGTTGAACGACCAATGGCCACGAGCGCAGATATGCAATTCCTCGAGAACCGCAAACTCAATCGCCTTGAAATCGGCGCAGTCTTCCGTGTGCCGCCCACCGTCATGGGCTTCAGCGAAGATGCCAATCGCGCCGTCGCCCAGCAGGAACGCTTCAATTTCATTGAACAAACCATCCTGCCGCTCTGCGCCCGCCTCGAAGCCTTTGTGGAACCCATCTTGAAGTCTTTCGGCAACGATCTCTGCGGTTGGTTCGATGCCGATTGCCTGCCCATCATGCAGGAAGCCCGTCGTGAACGCGGTGATGCCGCCGCCAAATTCTTCGCCATGGGCGTGCCACTGAATGACATCAACCGCGCCTTTGATTTGGGCCTGCCACAATATCCGTGGGGTGCCACCGGCTATTTGTCGAGCACCCTCCAACCCATCGCCGCCGCAAACCAGCCTGCCAGCAAGAGCAAAAAACCCGCAGAATCAGACGTCTTCTCCCGCCTCCTCTCAAATCTGGAACATGACTCCGGTGATCAGGCTTCGATTCGCCCTACCGGCCTGCGTGAACTCAAAAGCAAGCTGAGCCGCTTCTTCTTCGAGCAACGTGGACGCGTATTGGGCCTGCTGCAAACCACGGTCCCAACCGCCGGCCTGCAAGTTCAAGGTCTGGATGACGAACATCATCAAGCCGTGTGGAAGGTGCTGGCCCGAACTCTTGCCGAAGAGATTTTCGATGTGGAGACGGAGACCAAGGAGCTCATGAATCGCTTGCGCTCCGTCATGACCGCTCACGCCGGCACGCAGGTCGGCGAACAGATTTTACTCGAGCGCACGGAGGCATTGACTGAAGTCAATTACCTGACGTTCGAAAGAATTAAAGAGTCGCTGGAACTAGGCCTCAGGCGTGGTGAAAACCACGCGCAACTGACCGAGCGACTCAAACCTATTTTCCAGGATGCGGCGGATTGCCGGGCCGGAGCCATCGCCCTGAGCGAAATCAAAGCCTGGTCGCAAGCCGGCCAGGCTCCCACCGAGCTCCGCAGCCACGAGCAACCGCACATCCTGGATAACGATTTCCAAATCAAGGAGGGCGCAAATGAGAACTGA
- a CDS encoding phage head-tail connector protein yields MTPLTQLTTLKARLGLDAFDTKDDALLTNALRGLSQRIESECNRSFERQTGATFDFRACETEICVDRYPVDAVTGFAIKTSEAEGWVFDFPAPQYFISPARSVIELESPLGSYRQLGRVIFNGGYVLPGNPVNADQTALPDDLEQAVIEQAAYWYQRRNQLGLISISGDGGSIQQFRSLDLLPNVQAVVRNYERFMM; encoded by the coding sequence ATGACCCCACTTACACAACTTACCACTTTGAAAGCCCGCTTAGGCCTGGATGCTTTCGACACCAAAGACGATGCCTTGCTGACCAATGCCCTCAGGGGCTTATCCCAGCGCATCGAAAGCGAATGCAATCGTTCCTTCGAACGACAGACCGGCGCCACCTTCGACTTCCGCGCCTGTGAAACCGAAATCTGCGTGGACCGCTATCCCGTCGACGCTGTCACCGGGTTCGCCATTAAAACCTCCGAAGCCGAGGGCTGGGTGTTCGACTTTCCGGCACCGCAATACTTCATCAGCCCGGCACGCAGCGTGATCGAACTCGAATCGCCCCTCGGCTCCTATCGCCAGTTGGGACGCGTGATCTTCAATGGCGGCTACGTGTTGCCCGGAAATCCCGTGAACGCAGACCAGACCGCGCTGCCAGACGATTTGGAACAAGCCGTCATCGAGCAGGCCGCGTATTGGTATCAGCGCCGCAATCAGCTCGGACTCATTTCCATCTCGGGTGATGGCGGCAGCATCCAGCAATTCCGCTCGCTGGATCTGCTGCCAAATGTGCAGGCCGTGGTGCGCAACTACGAGCGGTTCATGATGTAA
- a CDS encoding class I SAM-dependent methyltransferase: MGTGIKNYARYQLKKLSGKLESHFQGGYEEWRAKRIQMILDHYGHQFFYGKTLLELGAGHGDIGHFFSMLGAKVTCVEGRKDNTRMLVQRYPSLKAITHDLNQGLPSKEHYDIIIHFGVLYHLQTPERSLRESCQCSDHLILETECSDSDDPQFLPKAEETAYVYDQAVDGVGCRPAQAWVERILSEERMQFERFFDARLNASGHFYDWPLKNTKQFPRGQRRFWFVKHV; the protein is encoded by the coding sequence ATGGGCACAGGAATTAAAAACTACGCTCGCTATCAACTTAAAAAGCTCTCTGGCAAGCTTGAGTCTCATTTTCAAGGCGGGTATGAGGAATGGCGCGCAAAACGCATTCAGATGATCCTCGATCACTACGGCCATCAGTTCTTTTATGGAAAGACGCTTTTGGAGTTGGGTGCCGGTCATGGTGATATTGGCCATTTCTTTTCCATGCTCGGCGCCAAAGTCACGTGCGTTGAAGGGAGGAAAGACAACACCCGAATGCTGGTTCAGCGCTATCCAAGTTTGAAAGCAATCACTCACGATCTGAACCAAGGACTTCCTTCCAAAGAGCATTATGACATTATTATTCACTTTGGAGTGCTGTATCATTTGCAGACACCAGAGCGGTCCTTGCGTGAATCTTGTCAGTGTAGTGACCATTTGATTTTGGAAACCGAATGCTCGGACTCTGATGATCCGCAGTTCTTGCCTAAAGCCGAAGAGACTGCCTACGTTTATGACCAAGCCGTTGACGGAGTTGGATGTAGGCCCGCACAGGCGTGGGTTGAGAGAATTCTCAGCGAGGAGCGTATGCAATTTGAAAGGTTCTTTGATGCTCGACTGAATGCGTCTGGCCATTTCTACGACTGGCCTCTCAAAAACACCAAGCAGTTTCCGCGCGGCCAAAGGAGATTTTGGTTTGTTAAACATGTTTAA
- a CDS encoding phage major capsid protein: MENTIVEEFRTGLKEIKSGVELTKNDIRTTAESIKSLQEDTTQLRGDLDRLRRQQLNGGGKPKLRAGEAVSEECARWFGALAFAGAEVQGKLQGNPRRDAITHIAREVLGLETRSAITSTDIPLPIVYVGEVTELVYKYGQFRKYATVYPMSVGTVKLPQLKTSPAFGFINQSASIPEKSPQINFVTFTAQKAGGIVRIPSEIDEDAVVPLGQFIARYVARETARWEDTVGYLADGTGTYNNISGIGKYAVTGGLVQQTATTKTKPSDLTIADFRNVRAKVNGAALFNSAYYCHPSMEALLVAFNTSATVTPYIANGPGGPTLDGFPVRWVGVLPVYDQNAHVNQVQALFGDHSFWFLGERSMLSVEISRDVYFTTDEIGIRALERFDVEAMATDAMAAIQLAAS; this comes from the coding sequence ATGGAAAACACAATCGTTGAAGAGTTCCGCACGGGACTCAAGGAAATCAAAAGCGGCGTCGAACTCACCAAGAACGACATTCGCACCACCGCCGAAAGCATCAAGAGCTTGCAAGAGGACACCACCCAGTTGCGCGGCGACCTCGACCGTCTGCGCCGCCAGCAGCTGAACGGCGGCGGCAAGCCCAAGCTCCGCGCCGGTGAAGCCGTCTCCGAGGAATGCGCCCGTTGGTTCGGCGCGCTCGCCTTTGCCGGTGCCGAAGTGCAAGGCAAACTCCAGGGCAATCCCCGGCGCGATGCCATCACGCACATCGCCCGCGAAGTGCTCGGCCTCGAAACCCGCTCCGCCATCACCAGCACGGACATCCCATTGCCCATCGTCTACGTCGGCGAAGTCACCGAACTGGTTTACAAATACGGCCAGTTCCGAAAGTACGCGACCGTCTATCCCATGAGTGTCGGCACCGTGAAGTTGCCGCAACTCAAAACCTCGCCCGCCTTCGGTTTCATCAACCAAAGCGCGAGCATTCCTGAGAAGTCGCCCCAGATCAACTTCGTCACCTTCACCGCACAGAAAGCTGGCGGCATCGTCCGCATCCCGAGCGAGATTGACGAAGATGCCGTCGTGCCGCTGGGCCAGTTCATCGCCCGCTACGTCGCCCGTGAAACCGCCCGCTGGGAGGACACCGTCGGTTACCTCGCGGACGGCACCGGCACTTACAACAACATTTCCGGCATCGGCAAGTATGCCGTCACCGGCGGCCTCGTGCAGCAGACCGCCACCACCAAAACCAAGCCGAGCGACCTCACGATCGCCGACTTCCGCAACGTGCGGGCGAAGGTCAACGGTGCCGCGCTCTTCAACTCCGCTTACTACTGCCATCCCTCGATGGAGGCCTTGCTGGTGGCCTTCAACACCTCCGCCACCGTAACGCCTTACATCGCCAACGGCCCCGGCGGACCCACGCTCGACGGCTTCCCCGTGCGTTGGGTCGGCGTGTTGCCGGTCTATGACCAAAATGCGCACGTCAACCAGGTGCAGGCCCTGTTCGGCGACCACAGCTTTTGGTTCCTCGGCGAACGCTCCATGCTCAGCGTGGAGATCTCGCGCGACGTCTATTTCACCACCGACGAAATCGGCATCCGCGCCCTCGAACGATTCGATGTCGAAGCCATGGCCACCGACGCCATGGCCGCGATCCAATTGGCAGCCAGCTAG
- a CDS encoding HK97 gp10 family phage protein — protein MIDAKIQQEGRELLFEELAKLDATIQANALVGLKRGLQMAVSIVQRDFLSGPRPTKLDAVTGRLRNSITSIVEIDGNQVIGTLGSEAPYAAFHEYGFHGVEQVRGFERRLSRLATTRGGFVGREQTHVAGRSAGTVLVRPHQRRVDYNGRPFIAPGLEKAMPLIMAEIQKEL, from the coding sequence ATGATCGATGCAAAAATTCAACAGGAAGGCCGCGAACTGCTTTTCGAAGAGTTGGCCAAACTGGACGCGACGATCCAGGCCAACGCCCTGGTCGGTCTCAAGCGCGGATTGCAAATGGCCGTGAGCATCGTGCAACGAGACTTCCTGAGCGGCCCGCGCCCAACCAAACTTGATGCCGTCACCGGCCGGCTGCGCAACAGCATCACGAGCATCGTGGAAATTGATGGCAACCAGGTCATTGGAACCCTTGGCTCCGAGGCGCCCTACGCGGCCTTTCATGAGTATGGCTTTCATGGAGTGGAACAGGTGCGCGGCTTTGAACGAAGACTCTCCCGACTCGCGACCACGCGTGGCGGATTCGTCGGCCGGGAGCAAACTCACGTCGCTGGCCGAAGCGCGGGCACCGTGCTTGTGCGTCCCCATCAACGCCGCGTCGATTACAACGGCCGCCCCTTCATCGCACCTGGATTGGAAAAAGCCATGCCTTTGATCATGGCCGAAATTCAAAAGGAACTCTGA
- a CDS encoding carboxypeptidase regulatory-like domain-containing protein encodes MNKPTFLPILAAVFLSSIFHPQSSSLGATITGTIVNTAGLPLATNITFTPLSTPQVNGTNLVSSTINTITSSPNGGFTNILNAGDYKVTIGAAARDSFVITVPTNSGTFQMSTLITSALAYNSSAAPAYEFKLNKGQTNGYPALDGSAHVPTTQLGSGTAGTNTFLRGDGAWVTGVARLPDATNIFNALNPWQPNANSGGIIATNPVTIQAANDGTWPSLEFSLYDYSVPYQFASASLHMDDLGETVLASSVPYWAQQGIYLGGGSNPKLTADNIGGLLLDGNPLRANDPAALQAANNLSDVASKSAAAQKVGVYPLIQSGSSWGGFAAATPSYVRQLGLMDNGGGVPYLVWSKSTSQGDWQGGFAFYGQCQFGDPTHMNPTRDVAEFKFIVNGTGATQDPATLSSPADNVMRWKNQCRTHFSATAWDSCDADGLGERGAMGYGNSACPIYVKLNYLESYGTLSSFLFAGSGYIYSGMEKLSGDFVRYSSNTTTDDVSRVTYRVKSTGETRQNGDSYVQGIIRAGTGVLSGGGYPITTTDGHLNTQYLDPTQTATINRTLFNTKGTPANPAIDIALNATGFDAQNYNLNVDVGGLPKLTFDSGGTFARFTNACSVGFGGTPNTTCAQVDIQSTTKGLLLPRLTKAQRDAISSPVAGLAIYQTDSTPGLRVYNGSTWMRYTETAD; translated from the coding sequence ATGAACAAACCCACTTTCCTGCCAATCCTGGCCGCCGTTTTTCTATCCTCCATCTTCCATCCTCAATCCTCATCACTTGGCGCCACCATCACCGGCACCATTGTCAACACCGCCGGCCTTCCACTGGCCACCAACATCACCTTCACCCCCTTAAGCACGCCGCAGGTAAACGGCACCAACCTCGTTTCCTCCACTATCAACACCATCACCAGCAGCCCCAACGGCGGATTCACCAACATTCTCAATGCCGGCGATTACAAAGTGACCATCGGCGCCGCCGCGCGCGATTCCTTTGTCATCACCGTCCCCACGAATTCCGGCACGTTCCAGATGAGCACACTGATCACCTCCGCCCTGGCCTACAACAGTTCCGCCGCACCCGCGTATGAATTCAAACTGAACAAAGGGCAAACAAACGGCTACCCGGCACTGGACGGCAGCGCACACGTCCCGACGACGCAACTCGGCAGTGGCACCGCAGGCACGAACACCTTTCTGCGCGGCGACGGTGCCTGGGTGACCGGCGTCGCGCGTTTGCCGGATGCCACGAACATCTTCAACGCGTTGAATCCATGGCAGCCAAATGCCAATTCCGGCGGCATCATTGCCACCAACCCCGTGACCATCCAGGCCGCAAATGATGGAACCTGGCCCTCGTTGGAATTTTCATTATACGATTACTCTGTCCCTTACCAGTTCGCGAGCGCCTCCCTGCACATGGATGATTTGGGCGAAACCGTCCTCGCTTCCTCCGTGCCCTATTGGGCTCAGCAAGGCATTTATCTAGGCGGCGGCTCCAACCCCAAACTCACCGCGGACAATATTGGCGGATTACTCCTGGACGGCAACCCCCTAAGGGCAAACGATCCGGCCGCCTTACAAGCTGCAAATAATCTTAGTGATGTGGCGAGTAAGAGTGCGGCGGCACAAAAGGTTGGGGTGTATCCGCTAATCCAGTCCGGTAGTTCATGGGGAGGATTTGCCGCAGCAACACCCTCGTACGTTAGACAACTAGGGCTAATGGATAATGGTGGTGGAGTTCCATATCTTGTATGGTCTAAATCTACATCTCAAGGTGATTGGCAGGGTGGATTTGCATTTTACGGACAATGCCAGTTCGGTGACCCAACCCACATGAACCCAACCCGCGATGTTGCAGAGTTTAAATTCATCGTCAATGGCACCGGAGCAACCCAAGACCCTGCAACATTATCATCCCCTGCTGACAACGTTATGCGCTGGAAAAACCAATGCAGAACGCACTTTTCTGCCACTGCTTGGGATTCGTGCGACGCTGACGGATTGGGTGAGCGTGGCGCAATGGGGTATGGGAATTCCGCCTGCCCAATATATGTCAAACTAAACTATCTCGAATCATACGGTACATTAAGCAGCTTTCTGTTCGCTGGCAGCGGTTACATATATTCCGGAATGGAAAAACTTTCTGGCGACTTCGTGCGATACTCTTCCAACACCACAACCGACGATGTATCAAGAGTGACCTACCGCGTAAAATCCACAGGAGAAACCAGGCAGAATGGGGATAGCTATGTGCAAGGTATCATTCGAGCTGGAACTGGAGTGTTAAGTGGCGGTGGATATCCGATAACCACAACCGATGGCCATCTAAACACGCAATACTTGGATCCAACTCAGACTGCTACAATCAACCGAACACTTTTTAACACTAAGGGCACTCCCGCAAATCCTGCAATTGATATTGCTCTCAACGCGACTGGATTCGACGCTCAAAATTATAATTTGAACGTTGATGTTGGCGGATTGCCCAAGCTGACGTTTGACTCAGGCGGGACATTTGCGCGATTTACCAACGCTTGTTCAGTTGGATTTGGAGGCACTCCCAATACAACATGCGCCCAGGTGGACATTCAATCCACTACCAAGGGGTTGTTGCTCCCTCGCCTGACGAAAGCCCAGCGGGACGCTATTTCTTCTCCGGTTGCTGGTCTGGCTATTTATCAGACAGACAGCACACCAGGGCTTCGTGTTTACAACGGTTCAACCTGGATGAGGTACACAGAAACAGCTGATTAA
- a CDS encoding HK97 family phage prohead protease, which translates to MKPLNESEFNGRLIKLHNGQLGLRGQVAVQVSVPDDAAGDCIDMRASDETLDRYDEVIKASGWMLDNYVKNPVIQNCHQYGDIIFTIGKALKTEVRGNTLVQRWQFATDVNPMAKIAYGLYKGGYLNTSSVGFIPLDWTNGTRAGEPSRTYLKQELLETSAVGIPANPNALALALKSGAIEKSDLRETAALLKHFCNDPADSSTDARARGTGVDVAQLLQLNRQLTEIRSLLQRA; encoded by the coding sequence ATGAAACCACTCAACGAATCTGAATTTAACGGCCGCCTCATCAAACTCCACAACGGCCAGCTCGGCCTGCGCGGCCAGGTCGCCGTGCAGGTCTCCGTCCCCGACGATGCCGCTGGCGATTGCATCGACATGCGCGCCAGCGACGAAACCCTCGACCGCTACGACGAAGTCATCAAAGCCTCCGGTTGGATGCTCGATAACTACGTCAAAAATCCCGTCATCCAAAATTGCCATCAATATGGCGACATCATTTTCACCATCGGCAAGGCATTGAAAACCGAAGTGCGCGGCAACACCCTCGTGCAACGCTGGCAATTCGCCACCGATGTGAATCCGATGGCCAAGATCGCGTATGGACTTTACAAGGGCGGCTACCTCAACACCTCCAGCGTCGGCTTCATCCCGCTCGATTGGACCAATGGCACCAGGGCAGGGGAACCGTCCCGCACTTATTTGAAACAGGAGTTGTTGGAAACTTCCGCCGTCGGCATTCCCGCCAATCCGAATGCCCTCGCGCTCGCGTTGAAATCCGGCGCGATCGAAAAGTCCGACCTGCGCGAAACCGCCGCGCTCCTGAAACACTTTTGCAATGATCCGGCAGACTCCAGTACCGACGCCCGCGCCAGGGGAACCGGAGTCGATGTGGCGCAGTTGTTGCAGTTGAACCGGCAATTAACCGAAATCCGCTCGCTGCTGCAGCGGGCCTAA